Proteins from a single region of Pseudomonas quebecensis:
- a CDS encoding RNase A-like domain-containing protein: MEKHIGRTHEQLLDRLRQEPNIPAASTFHDRATAELAISNVINENKNKIKNFLKESNNQLLIIQNSKEPIGTSFKKNTTTPVPGKEIYLIIRRDETMPNGYRIHTGYPNP, encoded by the coding sequence ATGGAAAAGCATATTGGTAGAACTCACGAACAGTTGCTTGACCGTTTGAGGCAGGAACCAAACATCCCTGCGGCCTCTACTTTTCACGATAGGGCCACAGCGGAACTCGCCATATCAAATGTTATTAACGAGAATAAAAATAAAATTAAAAACTTTCTCAAAGAAAGCAACAACCAACTGCTCATCATTCAGAACTCCAAAGAACCGATAGGTACCAGTTTTAAAAAGAACACTACAACACCTGTTCCAGGAAAAGAGATTTACTTAATTATTCGAAGAGACGAAACCATGCCCAATGGCTACCGTATTCACACAGGCTATCCGAATCCATGA
- a CDS encoding PhzF family phenazine biosynthesis protein has product MPTFDFKQLDVFSSVSLKGNPLAVVLGADSLSDPQMADFAKWTNLSETTFLLTPRDPRADYRVRIFTTLQELPFAGHPTLGSCQAWLQAGGRPRGEEIIQECEIGLVRIRRQGAELAFIAPPLLRSGTVDATLLERVRLGLGLPPDSIVRSQWVDNGAGWLAVMLADRDQVLALQPDYSQLLGLAVGVIAPCDPARDDVDAQFEVRAFVAGDGAQEDPATGSLNAGVAQWLLGEGLAPPCYIVSQGTAMGRAGRIRVERQGDEIWVGGAVAVCIEGRLQL; this is encoded by the coding sequence ATGCCGACTTTCGATTTCAAACAACTGGATGTATTCAGCAGCGTATCGCTCAAGGGCAACCCGCTGGCCGTCGTCCTCGGTGCCGACAGCCTCAGCGACCCACAGATGGCCGACTTCGCCAAGTGGACGAACCTCAGTGAAACCACGTTTTTGCTGACTCCGCGCGATCCTCGTGCTGACTACCGGGTGAGGATTTTTACGACGTTGCAGGAGTTGCCCTTCGCCGGTCATCCGACCCTGGGCAGTTGCCAGGCGTGGCTCCAGGCCGGAGGCAGGCCCAGGGGCGAGGAGATTATCCAGGAGTGTGAAATCGGCCTGGTGCGTATCCGTCGCCAAGGCGCCGAGCTGGCATTTATTGCGCCGCCATTGTTACGGTCAGGCACCGTGGACGCGACGCTGCTTGAGCGGGTACGCCTGGGGTTGGGGCTGCCGCCGGACAGCATCGTGCGCAGCCAGTGGGTCGACAATGGCGCAGGGTGGCTTGCGGTCATGCTGGCTGATCGTGACCAGGTCCTGGCGTTGCAGCCGGACTATTCACAGCTATTGGGGTTGGCCGTCGGCGTGATCGCCCCCTGCGACCCGGCGCGCGACGATGTGGACGCGCAGTTCGAGGTGCGTGCCTTTGTCGCAGGCGATGGCGCCCAGGAAGATCCGGCCACCGGCAGCCTGAATGCCGGCGTTGCACAATGGCTGCTCGGCGAAGGGCTTGCGCCGCCGTGCTACATCGTCAGTCAAGGCACTGCCATGGGGCGCGCGGGGCGCATCCGGGTTGAGCGTCAAGGCGATGAAATCTGGGTCGGCGGCGCCGTCGCCGTGTGCATCGAAGGGCGTCTACAGCTCTAG
- the hemB gene encoding porphobilinogen synthase: MTSQFPQARPRRLRRSPELRGLFQETEFTLNDLVLPIFVEEEIDDFVPITSMPGVQRIPEKKLAGEIERFARAGIKSVMTFGVSHHLDASGSDTWKERGLVSRMSSIIKDAVPEMVVMSDTCFCEYTDHGHCGVMHGAHVDNDATLVNLGKQAVAAARAGADVIAPSAAMDGQVQAIRRALDDAGFTHIPIMAYSTKFASALYGPFREAGGSALKGDRKSYQMNPMNRREAVRESLLDEQEGADALMVKPAGAYLDIIRDIREASRLPVAAYQVSGEYAMIKFGAQAGAIDEDRVVRETLGSIKRAGADLIFTYFAMDLALAGI, from the coding sequence ATGACCAGCCAGTTCCCCCAAGCCCGCCCACGCCGCCTGCGCCGCTCCCCGGAGCTGCGTGGTCTGTTCCAGGAAACCGAATTCACCCTCAACGATCTGGTGCTGCCGATTTTCGTCGAGGAAGAAATCGACGACTTCGTGCCGATCACCAGCATGCCGGGTGTGCAGCGCATCCCTGAGAAGAAACTGGCCGGCGAGATCGAGCGATTTGCCCGTGCCGGGATCAAGTCGGTGATGACCTTCGGCGTGTCCCACCACCTGGACGCCAGCGGCAGCGACACCTGGAAAGAGCGTGGCCTGGTCTCGCGCATGTCCTCGATCATCAAGGACGCTGTGCCGGAAATGGTGGTGATGTCCGACACCTGCTTCTGCGAATACACCGACCACGGCCACTGCGGCGTGATGCACGGTGCCCACGTCGACAACGACGCGACCCTGGTCAACCTGGGCAAACAAGCCGTGGCCGCCGCCCGTGCCGGTGCCGACGTGATTGCACCCTCGGCCGCCATGGACGGTCAGGTCCAGGCCATCCGCCGCGCCCTCGACGACGCCGGCTTCACCCACATCCCGATCATGGCGTACTCCACCAAATTCGCCTCGGCCCTCTACGGCCCATTCCGCGAAGCCGGTGGCAGCGCACTCAAGGGCGACCGCAAAAGCTACCAGATGAACCCCATGAACCGCCGCGAAGCGGTGCGCGAATCGCTGCTCGACGAACAGGAAGGCGCCGACGCGCTGATGGTCAAACCGGCGGGTGCCTACCTCGACATCATCCGCGACATCCGTGAAGCCTCGCGCCTGCCGGTGGCGGCGTATCAGGTGAGCGGTGAATACGCGATGATCAAGTTTGGGGCTCAGGCGGGGGCGATTGATGAGGATCGGGTCGTGCGCGAAACGTTAGGGTCGATCAAACGTGCGGGGGCGGATTTGATTTTTACGTACTTTGCGATGGATTTGGCGTTGGCGGGGATCTGA
- a CDS encoding contact-dependent growth inhibition system immunity protein produces MNQDYPELQQFLAGYFNQDWVDDHKSADEVINYFISDSSEETKTIVQRELERLISTEKTEQELEDFLFSEMGCYYYYLNEWSDGKTWLKHVALVLSNDET; encoded by the coding sequence ATGAACCAAGACTATCCTGAGCTACAGCAATTTCTCGCTGGATACTTCAATCAAGATTGGGTTGATGATCACAAAAGCGCGGATGAAGTAATTAATTACTTTATCTCTGATTCTTCTGAAGAGACAAAAACGATAGTGCAACGAGAACTGGAAAGGCTGATTTCCACCGAGAAAACCGAGCAAGAACTTGAAGATTTTTTATTCTCAGAGATGGGTTGCTACTACTATTACCTCAACGAATGGAGCGATGGCAAAACATGGTTAAAACATGTTGCGTTAGTATTGAGTAATGACGAAACTTAA